Proteins from a single region of Novosphingobium sp. CECT 9465:
- a CDS encoding arginine N-succinyltransferase: MTFRIRAARATDLQPLYEMAKLTGGGFTNLPPDRKSLTTKLERAAAAYANEDDGDPDNLKDELFVLVLEDTTTGEVRGTAQIFTCVGRQWPFYSYRKATLTQHSKELNRTFRAEMLGLVTDLEGSSEVGGLFLHPSERAGGLGMLLARSRYLFIAMHRQRFGHKILAELRGVIDERGGSPFWDGVAGRFFGMSFQEADYFNAINGNQFIADLMPKHPVYIAMLPETARSAIGLPHPSGRAAMRMLEEEGFAYEGYVDIFDGGPTMTARTDRVRSVCEAQASIVAHVRAPEGNGSAIKALVATGRLADYRCTFAEVAAGPDGLVLDPVAAAALGVTAGDTVWHVSR, translated from the coding sequence ATGACGTTCCGCATCCGCGCCGCACGCGCGACCGACCTGCAACCGCTCTATGAAATGGCAAAGCTGACCGGCGGCGGCTTCACCAACCTGCCACCTGATCGCAAATCGCTCACCACCAAGCTGGAACGCGCAGCAGCAGCCTATGCCAACGAAGATGATGGCGATCCCGACAACCTCAAGGACGAATTGTTCGTCCTGGTGCTGGAAGACACCACCACGGGCGAAGTGCGCGGCACCGCCCAGATCTTCACCTGCGTCGGGCGGCAGTGGCCATTCTATTCCTATCGCAAGGCCACGCTCACCCAGCATTCGAAGGAACTCAACCGCACCTTCCGCGCCGAAATGCTCGGCCTCGTCACCGACCTTGAAGGCTCCAGCGAAGTCGGCGGGCTGTTCCTTCACCCGTCGGAACGCGCAGGCGGCCTTGGCATGTTGCTGGCGCGCAGCCGTTATCTGTTCATCGCGATGCACCGCCAGCGCTTCGGCCACAAGATCCTGGCGGAGCTGCGCGGCGTGATCGACGAGCGCGGCGGATCACCGTTCTGGGATGGCGTGGCGGGCCGGTTCTTCGGAATGAGTTTTCAGGAAGCGGACTATTTCAACGCGATCAACGGCAACCAGTTCATTGCCGACCTGATGCCCAAGCATCCGGTCTATATCGCCATGCTGCCGGAAACCGCGCGCTCGGCCATCGGCCTGCCGCACCCTTCGGGCCGCGCGGCTATGCGCATGCTGGAGGAAGAAGGCTTTGCCTACGAAGGCTATGTCGACATTTTCGACGGCGGTCCCACCATGACCGCCCGGACGGACCGGGTGCGCTCGGTCTGCGAGGCGCAGGCGTCAATCGTGGCACACGTGCGCGCACCGGAAGGCAACGGCAGCGCGATCAAGGCGCTGGTGGCAACCGGCAGACTGGCGGATTACCGTTGCACCTTTGCGGAAGTGGCGGCCGGGCCAGACGGACTTGTGCTTGATCCGGTGGCGGCTGCGGCACTGGGCGTGACTGCTGGAGACACGGTCTGGCACGTCAGCCGCTAA
- the mscL gene encoding large conductance mechanosensitive channel protein MscL, with product MVNDIKGEAVSILGEFKTFIARGNVLDLAVGVIIGGAFGKIVTSLTESVIMPVVGWITGGVDFTRFFVRLGPVPADFKGDPLAYADLKAAGVPMIGYGDFITQGVNFVIVAFIIFLIVKAVNRMTEKPVEDAPAAPAGPTEVELLAEIRDALKAKG from the coding sequence ATGGTTAACGACATCAAGGGGGAAGCTGTGAGCATTCTGGGCGAATTCAAGACATTCATCGCGCGCGGCAACGTGCTGGACTTGGCTGTGGGCGTGATCATCGGCGGGGCGTTCGGCAAGATCGTCACGTCGCTGACCGAAAGCGTGATCATGCCGGTGGTCGGCTGGATCACGGGTGGCGTGGACTTTACGCGCTTCTTCGTGCGGCTGGGACCGGTTCCGGCGGACTTCAAGGGCGATCCACTGGCTTACGCAGACCTCAAGGCAGCGGGTGTGCCGATGATCGGCTATGGCGATTTCATCACGCAGGGCGTGAACTTCGTGATCGTGGCGTTCATCATCTTCCTGATCGTGAAAGCGGTGAACCGGATGACCGAAAAGCCGGTCGAGGATGCGCCTGCGGCGCCTGCCGGGCCGACAGAAGTGGAATTGCTGGCCGAGATCAGGGACGCTCTGAAGGCAAAAGGCTGA
- a CDS encoding N-succinylarginine dihydrolase — protein sequence MPLVEINFDGLVGPSHNYAGLSLGNLASSAHAGEVSYPRAAALQGLAKMRHNLDLGLVQGLFSPLPRPNPRFLGALGLNASDDADPVQRRLRAAAWSASSMWTANAATVSPAPDTPDRRCHLTAANLVTMPHRSQEWPDTVRQLRLAFADAAHFAVHDAVPPCFGDEGAANHMRMCVRHDAPGVELFVYGKTGGAFPARQHEQASRAVARLHGLDPARCLFIEQSSEAIAAGAFHNDVVAVANERVLFTHEQAFADPHGTYAAIRERLPEAEIVVVSASAVSLADAISSYLFNAQLLTLPTGEMGLVIPLEAWETPAVRVWLEGHIASNGPIRRVLPVDVRQSMANGGGPACLRLRVVADPATVDPRFLLDHDKATLVEQVVAAHWPEQIDPADLGRDSLAQTVTSARAALLDALDLGELA from the coding sequence ATGCCTCTCGTTGAAATCAACTTCGATGGCCTTGTCGGCCCAAGCCACAATTATGCAGGGTTGAGCCTCGGCAACCTCGCGTCATCTGCCCACGCCGGCGAAGTGTCCTATCCCCGCGCCGCCGCGCTTCAGGGCCTGGCCAAGATGCGGCACAACCTCGACCTTGGTCTTGTACAGGGCCTGTTCTCGCCGCTCCCTCGCCCCAACCCACGCTTCCTCGGTGCCCTTGGCCTCAACGCTTCTGATGACGCTGACCCGGTTCAGCGCCGGTTGCGGGCAGCCGCATGGTCGGCATCGTCGATGTGGACCGCCAATGCCGCCACGGTCAGCCCCGCGCCCGATACGCCGGACAGGCGCTGCCACCTCACCGCCGCCAATCTCGTCACCATGCCGCACCGTTCGCAGGAATGGCCCGATACCGTGCGGCAATTGCGGCTTGCCTTTGCCGATGCTGCACACTTCGCCGTGCATGATGCCGTGCCGCCCTGCTTCGGCGATGAAGGCGCGGCCAATCACATGCGGATGTGCGTCCGCCACGACGCGCCGGGCGTCGAACTTTTCGTCTATGGCAAGACCGGCGGCGCATTCCCCGCGCGCCAGCACGAACAGGCCAGCCGCGCCGTCGCCCGCCTGCATGGCCTTGATCCGGCCCGCTGCCTGTTCATCGAACAATCGTCCGAAGCGATAGCGGCAGGTGCGTTCCACAACGATGTCGTCGCGGTCGCCAATGAACGCGTCCTGTTCACCCACGAACAGGCCTTCGCCGATCCGCACGGCACATACGCGGCGATCCGCGAACGCTTGCCCGAAGCCGAAATCGTGGTCGTGTCCGCCAGCGCCGTCAGTCTTGCCGATGCGATCAGCAGTTACCTGTTCAACGCCCAACTGCTCACGCTGCCAACCGGAGAAATGGGCCTCGTAATCCCGCTGGAAGCGTGGGAGACGCCTGCCGTGCGTGTCTGGCTGGAAGGCCACATCGCCTCTAACGGACCGATCCGGCGGGTGCTGCCCGTCGATGTGCGGCAGTCGATGGCCAATGGCGGCGGCCCGGCCTGCCTGCGCCTGCGCGTTGTCGCCGATCCTGCCACCGTCGATCCGCGTTTCCTGCTGGATCATGACAAGGCCACGCTGGTTGAACAGGTCGTCGCCGCGCACTGGCCCGAACAGATCGATCCTGCTGATCTTGGTCGGGATTCCCTTGCGCAAACGGTCACATCAGCGCGCGCCGCCTTGCTCGATGCCTTGGACCTTGGGGAACTCGCCTGA
- a CDS encoding hydrolase, producing MQQISATEQALTSRIDAAAMLAQVQAWCAINTGTGNLHGLAQQCDVLAECFAALPGTVRRVDPSPVTAIAADGHEAETANGAHLVLSVRPEAPRRYLLTGHMDTVFAPAHPFQALTWLDPETLNGPGVADMKGGIAVILAALTAFETSPVAPSVGYDVMLNSDEETGSLASSTLIAELARGKVAALTYEPSALPDGTLAGDRPGSGNYSAIIAGRSAHAGRNPQDGRNAILAAADLALRLKALEEPGLSVNPARIDGGSANNVVPDHAVLRFNVRPRLPDQAQRFIAALHEAMRVIEKLHDVAIHLHGGVSRPPKPLTPEATALFGLVRQCGDALGQQIRWQASGGVCDGNNIAACGVPVVDTMGVRGGAIHSDQEFLIVPSLAERAALSALVLHRLSGGN from the coding sequence ATGCAACAGATTTCCGCCACTGAACAGGCGCTGACAAGCCGGATTGACGCCGCCGCCATGCTTGCGCAGGTACAGGCATGGTGCGCGATCAACACTGGCACTGGCAATCTCCACGGCCTTGCGCAGCAATGCGACGTGCTGGCGGAATGCTTCGCCGCGCTGCCCGGCACCGTGCGCAGGGTAGATCCATCGCCGGTTACCGCAATTGCCGCCGATGGGCACGAGGCTGAAACCGCCAACGGGGCGCATCTGGTCCTGTCCGTCCGCCCCGAAGCGCCCCGCCGCTATCTGCTGACGGGCCATATGGACACCGTGTTCGCGCCCGCCCACCCGTTCCAGGCACTGACATGGCTTGATCCCGAAACGCTGAATGGGCCGGGCGTCGCTGACATGAAGGGCGGCATTGCGGTGATCCTTGCCGCACTCACCGCGTTTGAGACCAGCCCTGTCGCCCCATCGGTCGGCTATGACGTTATGCTCAATTCGGATGAGGAAACTGGCAGCCTTGCGTCATCGACGCTGATCGCCGAACTGGCGCGCGGCAAGGTGGCGGCACTAACTTATGAGCCGTCTGCCCTGCCCGATGGCACTCTGGCGGGGGACCGCCCAGGCAGCGGCAATTACAGCGCGATCATTGCCGGACGCTCGGCCCATGCCGGGCGCAATCCGCAGGACGGCCGCAACGCAATCCTCGCCGCAGCCGATCTCGCCTTGCGCCTGAAGGCACTGGAAGAACCGGGCCTTTCGGTGAACCCTGCCCGGATCGACGGTGGCAGCGCCAACAATGTCGTGCCCGATCACGCGGTGTTGCGCTTCAACGTGCGCCCGCGCCTGCCCGATCAGGCACAACGCTTCATCGCCGCCCTGCACGAAGCGATGCGCGTGATCGAAAAGCTGCACGACGTTGCGATCCACCTCCACGGCGGCGTTTCCCGGCCGCCCAAGCCCCTGACGCCCGAAGCCACCGCCCTGTTCGGGCTTGTGCGCCAGTGTGGTGATGCGCTTGGCCAGCAGATCCGGTGGCAGGCATCCGGCGGGGTGTGCGATGGCAACAACATCGCCGCATGCGGGGTGCCTGTGGTTGACACGATGGGTGTGCGTGGCGGCGCGATCCATTCGGATCAGGAGTTCCTGATCGTGCCGTCTCTGGCAGAACGGGCGGCGCTGTCCGCGCTGGTCCTGCACCGACTTTCCGGGGGGAATTGA